AGCCTCAGTTTCCCGAGGTTATCGCCGTCTATAGGGTAGTTTGGCCACGTGTTACTGAGCTATCTGCTACGAGTCTAAACTCGTGCAACTAGCATGGCTAAATCGGACTCCAATAGCAATGACCTCCGGCAGGATCAACCGGAATGCTATCGTACTCCCCCGTGAAGGGGAAGGGCCGGTGGCCGGGAAAGGTGAGACACACTCACACATAAATGGTCCACGTTCGATGACACTGATCGACCGACCAATCGGGCGTCACCGAACTACCAAGGCTAACATCAGATCCCATCTGTACGGCGGACCGCAGGGGTAGGATCCTCATTTCCTCCGGATGTATTCGTAAGCCGTCTGGGGTACATAACCCCTTCGGACTCGAGCCATCCGAGATGACGGAACGGGTTGAACGTTCCGTCGATCACGTCGTCTTTCGCGTCTGTATCCGAGTGCCCTCGTACATATAAGGGCGTCGGATCGAATCCGCGCCGGAAACCGCAGCCGGCGAGGAGTTCCGCGTACGCCGACGGAGACGCCCCGATTATATAAGGGCGTCGTCCTGGACCGCCGAGGGTTCGGCGGGGGTACGACGGGTCCGAGCGCCCTCGAGCGAGGCGGCAGCGGCGTGAACCGCGGCGGCCCCGGGGAGGGTGGATACAGCGTGGGTCCTCCGTGCCGGGTTGCGGCCGGAGGGAGCGTGGCGGCGAGCGCCACGTCGTTCGCATTACAACCGAGTGCCGGGTGCATACATAAGGCCGTCGTCTCGAGGAGGGAGTGCACTACGTTGGACAGTCACGAGACGAGACGTTCGGATACGTACGGACGATCACGAATTACTCATGCCGGATCAGCTCAATTGACGCGGAGCCACGCGACGGAGCCGGAACTGCGGATCGAACGGCGAGCCCACCACGGTGACTTTAGTCGCCAGCGATGGACGACAGCGTATGGACGGACGACAGGGGGAAGACGAAGCGAGCCGCCCGACTCGGGCGAACGAGAACCCCGCCGATCCATTTGCCAGCGGCGTCGATCGGCGGCGACTGCTCGAGACGTCCGTAACCGTGGGCGCGACGGTCTCCGTAGCGGGGTGCCTCTCGGACGACGGCGCGGCGCGTGCGCCGACGGTGTACGTGTTCAACAACGGCGACCGAACGGTGAGCGTCATCGATGCGGAGACAGACGAATCCATCGAGAACCCGTTTATCGATACGACGGCGTCGTTTCCCGCGAACCAGTACGGGACGAGCGCGGACTCCGAGTACGACGTCTGCTGGCTCAACGTCAGCGGGGGCGTTCGCGCGTTCGATCAGCACTCGCTCGCGGAGATCGGGAGTCTCGAGACGGGCTACGGGCCGAACTATCCGAATCTGACGCCGGACGAGTCTCGGCTGGTGGTCGCATCGGGTGGGACGACCACCCTCGACCCCGATCCCGACGAGACGGAGCCCCACGCGATCCACCGGATCGATGCCGACCGCGAGAGCGACGGGTTCGGGGAAGTGACCGGACGGATCGAGACGGAGTACACCGGCCCCTGTGACGTGACGCTCGAGCCGGACGGCGACTACGCGTTCGTGCCGGAAATCGCGAACGAGACGCTGGCCGTCGTCTCCGTCGATCCGTTCGAGATCGTCGAGCGAATCAGCGCCGGAGCGCCCGCCGGTGACGGGGAGGTCTTACCGTTCATGGCGACGGCATCGTTCGACGGCGACTGCCTGCTGGTGGAAAACGGCGAGGGCGAGCTCGGATCAGATCCGGCGGTACCACGAGTGGGTTCTGAGAGCATCTGGGACGTTTCGGACCCGACGGAGCCGGTCGAGCGCGAGCGAATCACGCGCGAGGACGGACTGCCGGCGGCACCGATCACGAGCGAAATCGGTCCCGACGGGGACGTGGCCTATCTCTTCACGCCGGA
The Natrinema salaciae genome window above contains:
- a CDS encoding beta-propeller fold lactonase family protein encodes the protein MDGRQGEDEASRPTRANENPADPFASGVDRRRLLETSVTVGATVSVAGCLSDDGAARAPTVYVFNNGDRTVSVIDAETDESIENPFIDTTASFPANQYGTSADSEYDVCWLNVSGGVRAFDQHSLAEIGSLETGYGPNYPNLTPDESRLVVASGGTTTLDPDPDETEPHAIHRIDADRESDGFGEVTGRIETEYTGPCDVTLEPDGDYAFVPEIANETLAVVSVDPFEIVERISAGAPAGDGEVLPFMATASFDGDCLLVENGEGELGSDPAVPRVGSESIWDVSDPTEPVERERITREDGLPAAPITSEIGPDGDVAYLFTPDAESVTVVDLEAGAVDRELDVGGRSISGAWGPAREKLYVPVQTANRVAVIDHAQRDVATTIDAGESPTGAVAGTVRPDTDASQRLLGSLSTLGVDVGEQEMAFCPEGNCYCG